A window of Aeromicrobium sp. A1-2 contains these coding sequences:
- the ilvN gene encoding acetolactate synthase small subunit, with protein sequence MTAHTLSVLVENTPGVLARVSSLFMRRGFNIDSLAVGPTEIPEISRMTIVVNVDELPLEQVTKQLNKLVNVLKIVELDSHSAVERELMLIKVKTDAQTRGQVLETVQLFRAKVVDVATDAVTIEATGDAGKLTAMLNVLEPFGIREIAQSGRVAIGRGSRSITDRTLRAVPGTQAS encoded by the coding sequence ATGACTGCACACACACTGTCCGTGCTTGTGGAGAACACCCCGGGTGTGCTGGCTCGGGTCTCGAGCCTGTTCATGCGCCGCGGGTTCAACATCGACTCCTTGGCGGTCGGCCCGACCGAGATCCCCGAGATCTCCCGGATGACGATCGTCGTCAACGTCGACGAGCTGCCGCTCGAGCAGGTCACCAAGCAGCTCAACAAGCTCGTCAACGTCCTCAAGATCGTCGAGCTCGACTCGCACAGCGCGGTTGAGCGAGAGCTCATGCTGATCAAGGTCAAGACCGACGCCCAGACCAGGGGACAGGTGCTCGAGACCGTCCAGCTCTTCAGGGCTAAAGTGGTTGATGTTGCCACCGATGCCGTGACGATCGAGGCAACCGGCGACGCGGGCAAGCTCACCGCGATGCTGAACGTCCTCGAGCCGTTCGGCATCCGCGAGATTGCCCAGTCGGGACGCGTGGCCATCGGCCGCGGATCCCGTTCCATCACAGACCGCACACTTCGCGCCGTTCCCGGCACGCAAGCAAGCTAG
- a CDS encoding branched-chain amino acid aminotransferase — protein MTSKQFASRFEPNPAARTAELRDAILADPGFGNHFTDHMFLAEWTPATGWADARVVPYGPLMLDPATAVLHYAQEIFEGLKAYVHADGSVWLFRPEANAARMQRSAHRLALPELPVDWFLGSVRALIEADRDWVPAGGEKSLYLRPFMFASEVFLGVRPSQHVTYSVIASPAGAYFAGGVQAVSIWLSADYSRAGAGGTGAAKCGGNYAASLLPQQEAADHGCAQVAFLDSTEHKWVEELGGMNLYFVQSDGSIVTPALSGSILEGVTRDSIMAIARDLGHEVVERRVSIDEWRNGTSDGTITEVFACGTAAVVTPVASLKWDGGEAVSGDGEAGKVTTDIRSALVDIQYGRAADRHGWMTQVLPG, from the coding sequence ATGACTTCCAAGCAATTCGCGAGCAGGTTCGAACCAAATCCCGCTGCGCGGACCGCTGAGCTGCGCGACGCCATCCTGGCCGATCCCGGCTTCGGCAACCACTTCACCGACCACATGTTCCTGGCCGAGTGGACCCCGGCAACCGGCTGGGCCGATGCGCGGGTCGTGCCGTACGGGCCGCTGATGCTGGATCCCGCGACGGCTGTTCTGCACTACGCGCAGGAGATCTTCGAGGGTCTCAAGGCGTACGTCCACGCGGACGGCTCGGTCTGGCTGTTCCGCCCGGAGGCCAACGCGGCGCGCATGCAGCGCTCGGCGCATCGCCTGGCGCTCCCGGAGCTGCCGGTGGACTGGTTCCTCGGGTCGGTCCGCGCGCTGATCGAAGCCGATCGTGACTGGGTGCCGGCCGGCGGCGAGAAGAGCCTCTACCTGCGGCCGTTCATGTTCGCGTCGGAGGTTTTCCTGGGCGTCCGCCCGAGCCAACACGTGACCTACTCGGTCATCGCCTCACCCGCAGGTGCGTACTTCGCCGGGGGAGTGCAGGCCGTCTCGATCTGGTTGTCTGCCGACTATTCGCGCGCGGGTGCCGGTGGCACGGGCGCGGCCAAGTGCGGCGGCAACTACGCAGCGAGCCTGCTGCCGCAGCAGGAGGCCGCCGATCACGGTTGCGCCCAGGTCGCCTTCCTGGACTCGACCGAGCACAAGTGGGTCGAGGAGCTCGGCGGCATGAACCTGTACTTCGTCCAGTCCGATGGCTCGATCGTGACGCCGGCGCTGTCCGGGTCGATCCTCGAGGGCGTCACGCGTGACTCGATCATGGCGATCGCCCGGGATCTGGGCCACGAGGTCGTCGAGCGTCGGGTCAGCATCGATGAGTGGCGCAACGGGACTTCGGACGGCACGATCACCGAGGTCTTTGCGTGCGGCACAGCGGCCGTGGTGACGCCGGTGGCATCGCTCAAGTGGGACGGTGGCGAGGCCGTCAGCGGCGACGGCGAGGCCGGCAAGGTCACGACGGACATCCGCTCTGCACTGGTCGACATCCAGTACGGTCGTGCGGCCGACCGACACGGCTGGATGACCCAGGTCCTGCCCGGCTGA
- a CDS encoding O-methyltransferase, whose protein sequence is MSAPAEVPELVSRTLDLSRQRGFITSIRNETGRLLASLAASRTGTLAELGTGCGVGSAWLSSGSPADARVVSAELDPALAGDVQKIFADTDNVDVIAGDWSTLEKYAPFSLLFVDVREVMESIDVIAGLLEPGGIAVLDDFVPSAFWPPIVEGRVDTVRERWLTDERFAAVEMLIDVDASLIIATLR, encoded by the coding sequence GTGAGCGCACCCGCCGAAGTCCCTGAGCTCGTCTCGAGGACGCTCGATCTCTCGCGTCAGCGCGGATTCATCACCTCGATCCGCAACGAGACCGGCCGACTGCTGGCCTCCCTCGCCGCGTCCCGCACGGGGACCCTGGCCGAGCTCGGAACCGGCTGTGGTGTTGGGTCCGCGTGGCTGTCGAGCGGATCGCCTGCGGACGCTCGAGTCGTCAGCGCCGAGCTTGATCCGGCCTTGGCCGGCGACGTCCAGAAGATCTTCGCCGACACCGACAACGTCGACGTCATCGCGGGCGACTGGTCGACTCTGGAGAAATATGCCCCCTTCTCGCTGCTGTTCGTCGACGTGCGCGAGGTCATGGAGAGCATCGATGTCATCGCCGGCCTGCTGGAGCCCGGGGGCATCGCGGTGCTTGACGACTTCGTGCCCTCGGCCTTCTGGCCACCCATCGTCGAGGGCAGGGTCGACACGGTGCGCGAGCGCTGGCTGACCGACGAGCGCTTCGCCGCGGTTGAGATGTTGATCGACGTAGACGCCTCGCTGATCATCGCGACCCTTCGCTAG
- a CDS encoding amino acid permease: MLRITNARHRLPAVFGTGLLIVLALGVMIGAGIFSLAGQQAASMAGPAVIISFLIAAVVCVLAALSYAELSSTLPTAGGVYTFAYVAFGEVWAWIVGWALVLELVVAAALVSRVWAAYFTSTLGGLGIGVPAFVADHSSVTEGTGWIAALLVIVLALLVAAGTKLSGRVLTGIVAAKLIAVALVIVIGAGHVKASNYAPFVPDVVTGAGARGSVLQSLTGGTGDAFGLTGIFTAAGVIVFAFIGFDLIATAAEDTRNPRRSIPRAMLGAIGIVTVLYVVMATVLVGLRPYQELGTDAPVSDALRSIGPGWSSDVINIGALFGLTTVVLVVLIAQSRVLFAMGRDGLLPRSLSHVGTGSAPARAALVAGLAAALLALDPGTANREQLLVLGTLFAFGFCAVGVIRLRKSQPDLERGFMVPMVPFLPIVSLVATIWLSFNLSWTTWRNFVIWMIVGLLVYGLYGRGHSALGNREELPPAPEDATDGAAVSERQPGAHRAGYR, encoded by the coding sequence ATGCTGCGCATCACGAATGCCCGCCACCGCCTGCCGGCCGTGTTCGGCACGGGGCTCCTGATCGTGCTCGCTCTGGGGGTCATGATCGGCGCAGGCATCTTCTCGCTGGCCGGCCAGCAGGCCGCCTCCATGGCAGGTCCAGCAGTGATCATCTCGTTCCTGATCGCTGCGGTGGTGTGCGTGCTCGCGGCGTTGTCGTACGCCGAGCTCTCCTCGACGCTGCCGACCGCGGGTGGTGTCTATACGTTCGCCTACGTCGCATTCGGCGAGGTGTGGGCGTGGATCGTGGGCTGGGCTCTGGTCCTCGAGCTGGTCGTCGCGGCCGCACTGGTGTCGCGGGTCTGGGCGGCGTACTTCACCTCGACGCTCGGCGGTCTGGGCATCGGCGTTCCGGCCTTCGTGGCTGACCATTCATCCGTGACCGAGGGGACGGGGTGGATCGCGGCGCTGCTGGTCATCGTCCTCGCCCTGCTGGTCGCGGCCGGCACCAAGCTCTCCGGCCGCGTGCTCACGGGGATTGTCGCCGCCAAGCTCATCGCAGTCGCCCTGGTCATCGTGATCGGAGCAGGCCACGTCAAGGCCTCCAACTACGCCCCGTTCGTGCCCGACGTCGTCACCGGTGCCGGTGCGCGCGGCAGCGTCCTCCAGAGCCTCACGGGCGGCACGGGAGACGCCTTCGGCCTGACCGGGATCTTCACCGCCGCGGGTGTCATCGTGTTCGCCTTCATCGGCTTCGACCTGATTGCCACGGCCGCGGAGGACACCCGCAACCCGCGGCGCTCGATCCCGCGGGCGATGCTGGGCGCGATCGGCATCGTCACGGTGCTCTACGTCGTGATGGCGACCGTGCTGGTCGGCCTGCGTCCGTATCAGGAGCTGGGCACCGACGCGCCGGTCTCCGATGCGCTGCGGTCGATCGGCCCGGGCTGGAGCTCCGACGTCATCAACATCGGTGCCCTGTTCGGCCTGACGACGGTGGTCCTGGTCGTGCTGATCGCCCAGAGTCGCGTGCTGTTCGCGATGGGTCGCGACGGTCTGCTGCCGCGCAGCCTCTCGCACGTCGGCACCGGCTCCGCACCGGCGCGGGCTGCGCTGGTCGCCGGACTCGCTGCGGCCCTGCTGGCACTGGATCCGGGCACTGCCAACCGCGAGCAGCTTTTGGTGCTCGGCACGTTGTTCGCCTTCGGGTTCTGCGCCGTGGGCGTCATCCGGCTGCGGAAGTCACAACCCGACCTCGAGCGCGGCTTCATGGTGCCGATGGTGCCATTTCTGCCGATCGTGTCGTTGGTGGCCACGATCTGGCTGTCGTTCAACCTGAGCTGGACCACGTGGCGCAACTTCGTCATCTGGATGATCGTGGGCCTGTTGGTCTACGGGCTGTACGGGCGGGGCCACAGCGCGCTGGGCAACCGTGAGGAGCTGCCGCCTGCTCCCGAGGACGCCACGGACGGGGCCGCCGTGAGCGAGAGGCAGCCGGGGGCGCACCGGGCCGGATACCGCTAG
- a CDS encoding bifunctional diguanylate cyclase/phosphodiesterase, with product MTKAYVILGALVMAIYLVVPRTASDVLYVLVGLSCVAAIVVGVRVNRPLKRTPWLLLAAGQAAAVTGDILFATVGTDRRTPSAADIAFLVSYLLLAAGIGALIRDRRPRHDVPGLVDSAIVTIGFGLLLWVFVASPILENGEVPAIERAVDVAYPVCDILLLAMALRLMTVPGTRSASFRLMIGAIVPLIVADAVWAATATDAGALRQLDLLWIASYVLRGAAALHPTMAQLSSPTNVRVAPFTSRRLVALTCAVLIGPLLMVAQWAFGLRVEVWVVVLAASAVSLLVVWRMAYNIEEIRATVLQRDRLQADLCEQSSRDLLTGLSNGPHMRELIGAALRRSRTEGPPVSLLLVGLDDFTQVNDQFGHGVGDAALSEVGHRFQEEVRDSGSVGRMGGVQYVVLIDPGESERDAVALAGRLLAAVQRPIRVGGQRISATACVGVATSLDGGTDPDALLHQGGIALRRAHDAGRGQIELFGQALRSEIGELAKVEAALAAGMSNGDLEIWYRPVVAVRTEILDGYEAQIVWRHPSHGVQDPDSFLALAAASDLICQLDRWLLSRATGAMADLTAADPARFEDLTISVTISGRTLADPGMVDHVRAVLHSSGLEPHRLTIGVTEMVLVDVPNVALPLAALRRAGVFVCIEDFGTGRTPIAQLQHLPADALKIDRELLTSTHPGADDLLRLLVDAAHGCGLLVVADGVDGLDGLDSLRTLACDSALGMYAATPRPSDGLVATSPVDPKGRQLWIVPEDT from the coding sequence ATGACCAAGGCCTACGTCATCCTCGGCGCCCTCGTGATGGCGATCTACCTCGTCGTCCCCCGGACAGCCAGCGACGTGCTGTACGTACTCGTCGGGCTGTCGTGCGTCGCAGCCATCGTCGTGGGCGTTCGGGTCAACCGGCCGCTCAAGCGCACACCGTGGCTGCTCCTCGCGGCAGGCCAGGCCGCCGCCGTCACGGGTGACATCCTGTTCGCGACGGTCGGCACGGATCGTCGCACGCCGTCGGCGGCCGACATCGCATTCCTGGTCAGCTACCTTCTCCTCGCCGCCGGCATCGGAGCACTGATCCGTGACCGCCGTCCTCGTCACGATGTCCCCGGGCTCGTGGACAGCGCGATCGTCACGATCGGCTTCGGGCTGCTGCTGTGGGTGTTCGTGGCGAGTCCGATCCTCGAAAACGGCGAGGTACCGGCGATCGAGCGGGCCGTCGATGTGGCCTATCCGGTCTGCGACATCCTGCTCCTGGCGATGGCGCTCCGCCTGATGACCGTCCCCGGCACGCGTTCCGCGTCGTTCCGTCTCATGATCGGCGCGATCGTTCCGCTCATCGTCGCCGATGCGGTCTGGGCCGCGACCGCCACTGACGCCGGGGCGCTTCGCCAGCTCGACCTGCTCTGGATCGCCAGCTACGTCCTGCGGGGGGCCGCGGCTCTGCACCCGACGATGGCCCAGCTTTCCAGCCCGACAAACGTCCGGGTCGCCCCGTTCACGTCTCGCCGCCTTGTGGCGCTGACCTGTGCGGTCCTGATCGGACCCCTGTTGATGGTCGCGCAGTGGGCGTTCGGGCTCCGCGTAGAGGTGTGGGTCGTCGTGCTGGCGGCCAGCGCGGTGTCCCTCCTGGTCGTGTGGCGGATGGCCTATAACATCGAGGAGATCCGCGCGACGGTCCTCCAGCGCGACCGGCTGCAGGCAGACCTGTGCGAACAATCCTCACGTGACTTGCTGACGGGCCTGTCCAACGGTCCGCACATGCGCGAGTTGATCGGCGCTGCCCTGCGCCGAAGCCGGACCGAGGGCCCCCCGGTCAGCCTGCTGCTCGTCGGTTTGGACGACTTCACGCAGGTCAACGATCAATTCGGCCACGGCGTCGGAGATGCGGCGCTCAGCGAGGTGGGTCATCGGTTCCAGGAGGAAGTGCGCGACTCCGGCTCGGTCGGACGCATGGGCGGCGTTCAGTACGTCGTCCTGATCGACCCGGGAGAGTCCGAACGCGATGCGGTGGCGCTCGCGGGGCGCCTGCTGGCCGCGGTCCAGCGCCCCATCAGGGTGGGTGGCCAGCGGATCTCGGCGACCGCTTGCGTCGGAGTGGCGACCAGCCTGGACGGCGGGACCGACCCCGACGCGCTCCTGCACCAGGGGGGGATCGCGCTGCGACGGGCCCACGACGCCGGGCGCGGTCAGATCGAGCTCTTCGGTCAGGCGCTGCGGAGCGAGATCGGCGAGCTGGCAAAGGTCGAGGCGGCCCTGGCGGCCGGAATGTCTAATGGCGATCTGGAAATCTGGTATCGACCCGTCGTGGCCGTGCGGACCGAGATCCTCGACGGATACGAGGCTCAGATCGTGTGGCGTCACCCGTCCCACGGGGTGCAGGATCCAGACAGCTTCCTGGCCCTCGCAGCAGCGTCGGACCTGATCTGCCAGCTCGACCGCTGGCTGCTCAGCCGGGCGACGGGCGCCATGGCCGACCTCACGGCAGCCGATCCGGCCCGGTTCGAGGACCTGACGATCTCGGTGACGATCTCGGGGCGGACGCTGGCTGACCCCGGCATGGTCGACCACGTCCGCGCGGTCCTGCACAGCTCCGGACTGGAGCCGCACCGGTTGACGATCGGCGTCACCGAGATGGTGCTCGTCGACGTGCCGAACGTCGCTCTCCCTCTCGCTGCGCTGCGCCGCGCTGGTGTGTTCGTCTGCATCGAGGACTTCGGCACCGGACGCACCCCGATCGCACAGCTGCAGCACCTCCCGGCTGACGCCCTGAAGATCGATCGGGAGCTGCTCACATCGACACATCCGGGTGCCGACGACCTGCTCAGGTTGCTGGTCGACGCCGCGCACGGGTGTGGGCTCCTGGTCGTGGCAGATGGTGTCGACGGGCTGGACGGGCTGGACTCCTTGAGGACGCTCGCCTGCGACTCGGCTCTCGGGATGTATGCCGCCACGCCACGCCCCTCGGACGGCCTCGTCGCCACGAGTCCAGTTGACCCGAAGGGGCGTCAGCTCTGGATCGTGCCCGAGGATACGTGA
- a CDS encoding 3-isopropylmalate dehydrogenase — protein MRHMTRTFSLAVVPGDGIGPEVTAQALQVLDVVAADHDVAFSRTQYDLGAKRWHATGETLPDSVLEEIRGHDAILLGAVGDPSVPWGILERGLLLKLRFALDHYVNLRPSKLFPGVATPLADPGAIDFVVVREGTEGPYVGNGGAIRVGTPHEMATEVSINTAYGVERVVRDAFARAQARPRRKLTLVHKNNVLVHAGHLWTRTVDAVATEFPDVTVDYLHVDAATIFLVTDPARFDVIVTDNLFGDILTDLAAAITGGIGLAASGNINPDRTAPSMFEPVHGSAPDIAGQHKADPTAAILSGALLLDHLGLPEAAARITSAVEADIAERDATVRTTEEVGEAITSRVAEGVSVS, from the coding sequence ATGAGACACATGACTCGTACGTTTTCGCTTGCAGTGGTGCCCGGAGATGGCATCGGTCCCGAAGTGACGGCCCAGGCCCTCCAGGTCCTCGACGTCGTCGCAGCTGATCACGACGTCGCCTTCAGTCGCACCCAGTACGACCTGGGTGCCAAGCGTTGGCACGCGACCGGCGAGACGCTGCCGGACTCGGTGCTGGAGGAGATTCGCGGACACGACGCGATCCTGCTCGGCGCAGTCGGCGATCCCAGCGTGCCCTGGGGCATCCTGGAGCGCGGGCTGCTGCTCAAGCTCCGCTTCGCGCTCGACCACTACGTCAACCTGCGCCCGTCGAAGCTGTTCCCCGGCGTCGCCACGCCACTGGCCGATCCCGGCGCCATCGACTTCGTCGTGGTCCGTGAGGGCACCGAGGGGCCGTACGTCGGCAACGGCGGGGCAATCCGGGTCGGCACGCCGCACGAGATGGCGACCGAGGTCAGCATCAACACGGCGTACGGCGTGGAGCGTGTCGTCCGCGACGCCTTCGCCCGTGCGCAGGCGCGGCCGCGGCGCAAGCTCACGCTGGTCCACAAGAACAATGTGCTGGTCCATGCGGGACACCTGTGGACGCGCACGGTCGACGCCGTCGCGACCGAGTTCCCCGATGTCACGGTTGACTACCTGCACGTCGACGCCGCGACGATCTTCCTGGTCACCGATCCGGCCCGGTTCGACGTCATCGTGACCGACAACCTGTTCGGCGACATCCTGACCGATCTCGCCGCGGCGATCACCGGTGGCATCGGCCTGGCCGCCAGCGGCAACATCAACCCCGACCGGACCGCGCCCAGCATGTTCGAGCCCGTGCACGGATCTGCGCCTGACATCGCCGGCCAGCACAAGGCCGATCCCACCGCGGCGATCCTGTCGGGTGCCCTGCTGCTGGACCACCTCGGACTGCCCGAGGCCGCGGCCCGCATCACGTCGGCGGTCGAGGCCGACATCGCCGAGCGCGACGCGACCGTCCGGACCACCGAGGAGGTGGGGGAGGCCATCACGTCACGCGTGGCCGAGGGTGTATCGGTGAGCTGA
- the ilvC gene encoding ketol-acid reductoisomerase produces the protein MAELFYDDDADLSIIQGRHVAVIGYGSQGHAHALNLRDSGVDVRVGLPEGSKSRAKAEAEGLRVRSVAEAVEEADVIVVLAPDQVQRHVYTESIEPNLVSGDALVFGHGFNIRFGYISAPEGVDVVLVAPKAPGHTVRREFVDGRGIPDIIAVEQDATGKAWDLALSYAKAIGGTRAGVIKTTFTEETETDLFGEQAVLCGGVSHLVQAGFETLTEAGYQPEIAYFEVLHELKLIVDLMWEGGIAKQRWSISDTAEYGDYVSGPRIIDAGVKERMQAVLADIQDGTFAKRFIDDQDNGAKEFLELREKEAGHSIEKTGKILRSHFSWKQQDTDYVDGQAAR, from the coding sequence GTGGCTGAACTGTTCTACGACGACGACGCAGATCTGAGCATCATCCAGGGCCGCCACGTGGCGGTCATCGGATACGGCAGCCAGGGACACGCGCATGCGCTGAACCTGCGCGACTCGGGCGTCGACGTCCGCGTCGGTCTGCCCGAAGGCTCCAAGAGCCGCGCCAAGGCCGAGGCGGAGGGCCTCCGGGTCCGCTCGGTCGCCGAGGCGGTCGAGGAGGCCGACGTCATCGTCGTCCTCGCGCCCGACCAGGTCCAGCGCCACGTCTACACCGAATCGATCGAGCCCAACCTGGTCAGCGGTGACGCCCTGGTCTTCGGCCACGGCTTCAACATCCGCTTCGGCTACATCTCCGCCCCCGAGGGCGTCGACGTCGTGCTGGTCGCGCCCAAGGCTCCCGGCCACACGGTCCGCCGTGAGTTCGTCGACGGTCGCGGCATCCCCGACATCATCGCGGTCGAGCAGGACGCGACCGGCAAGGCGTGGGACCTCGCGCTGTCATACGCCAAGGCCATCGGTGGCACCCGCGCCGGCGTCATCAAGACGACCTTCACCGAGGAGACCGAGACCGATCTCTTCGGCGAGCAGGCCGTGCTGTGCGGCGGCGTGTCCCACCTGGTGCAGGCAGGCTTCGAGACGCTGACCGAGGCTGGCTACCAGCCCGAGATCGCGTACTTCGAGGTGCTGCACGAGCTCAAGCTCATTGTCGACCTGATGTGGGAGGGCGGCATCGCCAAGCAGCGTTGGAGCATCTCCGACACGGCCGAGTACGGCGACTACGTTTCCGGCCCGCGGATCATCGATGCTGGTGTCAAGGAGCGCATGCAGGCTGTGCTGGCCGACATCCAGGACGGAACGTTCGCCAAGCGCTTCATCGATGACCAGGACAACGGCGCGAAGGAGTTCCTCGAGCTTCGTGAGAAGGAAGCCGGTCACTCGATCGAGAAGACTGGCAAGATCTTGCGGTCGCACTTCTCGTGGAAGCAGCAGGACACGGATTACGTCGACGGTCAGGCCGCCCGCTGA
- a CDS encoding PLP-dependent aminotransferase family protein, translating to MAITVSPRRLADLLGPSSGSGPAYREIADGIRLLVVDGRVPDGSRLPSERELAVALGVSRTTTTRVYAELRDSGLLRSRRGSGSVVNVPIAASSASSLIITPDDADTIALTYSAPVGPPGLARAFEAAVSRLPGLLSTTGYLPDGLPALRQILAQRYTDEGLPTDPDQIIVTSGAMGAVSLLARTLLTRGQRIVVEGASYPHAHESLAAAGGRLTALPIDDRPWSPDAVRAALAGAPHRAAYIVPDFHNPTAAVMDHEERLAWAHALRRHDVVPVIDESLREINLDGIEMPPVFATYDPRALLIGSSSKSYWGGLRVGWIRAPRSAIMPIIQARMMDDLGSSAFDQLVLAELLTEGGQTAAAGRARLRAARDHLLAELAQEMPEIVAPCPAGGLSLWVTLPSRMSSRLTTAAERHGLLLTPGPRFFASAGATGERHLRLPYTQSHETLTEAVRRLRRAYDDVVNNTATTSRRDHHDTLELIA from the coding sequence GTGGCTATCACCGTCTCCCCGCGCCGACTTGCCGACCTGCTCGGACCCTCGAGCGGGAGCGGCCCTGCGTACCGCGAGATTGCTGACGGGATCCGGCTGCTCGTGGTCGACGGCCGGGTGCCCGATGGATCGCGACTCCCGAGCGAGCGCGAGCTGGCCGTCGCCCTCGGGGTGAGCCGCACGACCACGACCCGGGTCTACGCCGAGCTCCGCGACTCGGGGCTGCTCCGGTCGCGCCGGGGCTCGGGCAGCGTCGTCAACGTACCGATCGCGGCGTCCAGCGCCAGCAGTCTGATCATCACTCCCGACGATGCCGACACGATCGCCCTGACCTATTCGGCGCCGGTCGGGCCCCCCGGCCTCGCCCGGGCGTTCGAGGCGGCCGTGAGCCGACTGCCGGGGCTCCTGTCGACGACCGGATACCTGCCGGACGGGCTCCCTGCGCTGCGCCAGATCCTGGCGCAGCGCTACACCGACGAAGGTCTGCCGACCGACCCCGACCAGATCATCGTGACTAGCGGGGCGATGGGCGCGGTCTCACTCCTGGCCCGCACGCTGCTGACCCGCGGGCAGCGGATCGTCGTTGAGGGCGCGAGCTATCCGCACGCCCACGAGTCGCTCGCCGCGGCGGGCGGACGTCTCACCGCCTTGCCGATCGACGATCGGCCCTGGTCTCCCGATGCGGTGCGCGCTGCGCTGGCCGGCGCGCCGCACCGCGCGGCGTACATCGTCCCGGACTTCCACAATCCGACCGCTGCGGTGATGGACCACGAGGAGCGGTTGGCCTGGGCGCACGCGTTGCGCCGCCACGATGTCGTCCCGGTGATCGACGAGTCGCTGCGCGAGATCAACCTCGACGGGATCGAGATGCCGCCGGTCTTTGCGACCTACGACCCGCGGGCGCTGCTGATCGGCTCATCATCGAAGTCCTACTGGGGCGGGCTGCGGGTCGGTTGGATCCGGGCACCACGTAGCGCGATCATGCCGATCATCCAGGCCCGCATGATGGACGACCTAGGGTCGTCGGCGTTCGACCAGCTGGTGCTTGCCGAACTGTTGACCGAGGGCGGGCAAACCGCCGCGGCCGGACGGGCGAGGCTGCGAGCGGCCCGAGACCACCTGCTTGCCGAACTGGCCCAGGAGATGCCCGAGATCGTCGCGCCGTGCCCGGCCGGCGGCCTCAGCCTGTGGGTCACGCTGCCGAGCCGGATGTCTTCGCGCCTGACGACGGCGGCCGAACGGCACGGGCTGCTGCTGACCCCCGGGCCACGCTTCTTCGCCTCGGCGGGCGCCACCGGCGAACGGCACCTGCGGCTTCCGTACACCCAGTCGCACGAGACCCTCACCGAGGCGGTCCGTCGACTGCGTCGGGCGTACGACGACGTCGTCAACAACACCGCGACGACGTCCCGGCGGGATCACCACGACACGCTCGAGCTCATTGCCTGA
- a CDS encoding YitT family protein, producing MSGMTARLARLLLGLFLYGFTMAMLVESTLGLDPWDVFHEGLAHHVPLTFGQVVIMVGAAVLLLWIPLRQMPGVGTVLNVIVIGLAADFGIAVIAQPDALWLRALLLIGGVVGNGFAGALYIGAQLGPGPRDGLWLGLVRRTGHSVRVWRTVIEVSVVVAGFLLGGTVGLGTVLYALAIGPIVQFFLPYTEVRLASGAVGRSHVSSGTIQS from the coding sequence ATGAGCGGGATGACCGCGCGCCTGGCGAGGCTCCTGCTGGGCTTGTTCCTCTACGGCTTCACGATGGCCATGTTGGTCGAGTCGACCCTCGGCCTGGATCCGTGGGACGTGTTCCACGAGGGTCTGGCCCACCACGTGCCGCTGACCTTCGGCCAGGTCGTCATCATGGTCGGGGCCGCAGTGCTGCTGCTGTGGATCCCGCTGCGGCAGATGCCCGGCGTCGGCACCGTGCTCAACGTCATCGTGATCGGGCTGGCCGCCGACTTCGGGATCGCGGTCATCGCCCAGCCCGATGCACTCTGGCTGCGGGCGCTCCTGCTGATCGGTGGCGTGGTTGGCAACGGCTTCGCCGGCGCGCTCTACATCGGTGCGCAGCTGGGTCCCGGACCTCGGGACGGTTTGTGGCTCGGACTGGTTCGACGCACGGGACACAGCGTCCGGGTCTGGCGGACCGTCATCGAAGTCTCTGTGGTCGTGGCCGGCTTCCTGCTCGGCGGCACAGTGGGTCTGGGCACGGTGCTGTATGCCCTGGCTATCGGACCGATCGTGCAGTTCTTCCTGCCGTACACCGAGGTGCGCCTGGCATCAGGCGCCGTGGGGCGGTCTCACGTATCCTCGGGCACGATCCAGAGCTGA